The Misgurnus anguillicaudatus chromosome 21, ASM2758022v2, whole genome shotgun sequence genome includes a window with the following:
- the LOC141353159 gene encoding uncharacterized protein, translated as MCKVVKQTVPLSPPSSDTAPKPVQCATLSPSSSDTAPKPVQYVTLSPSSSDTAPKPVQSATLSPPSSDTAPKMVQCASFSPPSSDAAPKPVQCATLSPPSSDAAPKPVQCATLSPSSSDAAPKPVQCATLSPPSSDAAPKPVQCASLFPPSSDAAPKPVQCASFSPPSSDAAPKPVQCASLSPSSSDTAPKPVQYVTLSPSSSDTAPKPVQSATLSPPSSDTAPKMVQCATLSPSSSDTAPKPVQCATLSPSSSDTAPKPVQCASFSPPSSDTAPKMVQCASFSPPSSDAAPKPVQSATLSPPSSDTAPKMVQCATLSPSSSDTAPKPVQCASFSPPSSDTAPKMVQSVSFHAQRDDTAPQVRCLKDVMPNKTGWEQPFSEEKLTHILDTKQNRSEHVARVYSTTLMRKDFQTLGLKRNVEATILNCCFKKIEDLSKLQGIQVWTSNSYVNSTLIPPHCADPMLHIPVDASTKDCLLFPSFSKSHWMLCILRPKLKQVFFLDSLCAGGLSDGRYSQVYRRVAQTVIPGHWTEISCKDLPEIPMQHFSNNCGVFVLMYGLYISLGVPFDFSEANMSRIRKWWCVLLLEDSG; from the exons ATGTGCAAAGTAGTCAAACAGACGGTGCCTTTGTCTCCTCCCAGTAGTGACACAGCTCCAAAACCGGTCCAGTGTGCGACTTTGTCTCCTTCCAGTAGTGACACAGCTCCAAAACCGGTCCAATATGTGACTTTGTCTCCTTCAAGTAGTGACACAGCTCCAAAACCGGTCCAGAGTGCGACTTTGTCTCCTCCCAGTAGTGACACAGCTCCAAAAATGGTCCAGTGTGCCTCTTTTTCTCCTCCCAGTAGTGACGCAGCTCCGAAACCGGTCCAGTGTGCGACTTTGTCTCCTCCCAGTAGTGACGCAGCTCCGAAACCGGTCCAGTGTGCGACTTTGTCTCCTTCCAGTAGTGACGCAGCTCCGAAACCGGTCCAGTGTGCGACTTTGTCTCCTCCCAGTAGTGACGCAGCTCCAAAACCGGTCCAGTGTGCGTCTTTGTTTCCTCCCAGTAGTGACGCAGCTCCAAAACCGGTCCAGTGTGCGTCTTTTTCTCCTCCCAGTAGTGACGCAGCTCCAAAACCGGTCCAGTGTGCGTCTTTGTCTCCTTCCAGTAGTGACACAGCTCCAAAACCGGTCCAATATGTGACTTTGTCTCCTTCAAGTAGTGACACAGCTCCAAAACCGGTCCAGAGTGCGACTTTGTCTCCTCCCAGTAGTGACACAGCTCCAAAAATGGTCCAGTGTGCGACTTTGTCTCCTTCCAGTAGTGACACAGCTCCAAAACCGGTCCAGTGTGCGACTTTGTCTCCTTCCAGTAGTGACACAGCTCCAAAACCGGTCCAGTGTGCGTCTTTTTCTCCTCCCAGTAGTGACACAGCTCCAAAAATGGTCCAGTGTGCGTCTTTTTCTCCTCCCAGTAGTGACGCAGCTCCAAAACCGGTCCAGAGTGCGACTTTGTCTCCTCCCAGTAGTGACACAGCTCCAAAAATGGTCCAGTGTGCGACTTTGTCTCCTTCCAGTAGTGACACAGCTCCAAAACCGGTCCAGTGTGCGTCTTTTTCTCCTCCCAGTAGTGACACAGCTCCAAAAATGGTCCAGTCAGTTAGTTTTCATGCTCAAAGAGATGACACCGCTCCGCAAGTGAGATGCCTGAAGGATGTAATGCCCAACAAGACCGGCTGGGAGCAGCCATTCAGCGAAGAAAAG CTCACACATATTTTGGACACAAAGCAAAATAGGAGTGAACATGTGGCACGTGTTTATTCTACAACCCTGATGCGGAAAGATTTTCAGACCTTGGGATTGAAACGCAATGTGGAGGCAACA ATTCTGAATTGCTGTTTTAAGAAAATCGAAGACCTCAGCAAATTGCAG GGCATCCAAGTCTGGACGTCTAACAGTTACGTGAATTCAACCCTGATTCCACCGCATTGTGCAGATCCCATGTTACATATCCCT gTTGATGCTTCTACAAAAGACTGTCTTCTATTTCCATCGTTTAGCAAGTCACACTGGATGCTTTGT attttgcgCCCAAAGCTGAAACAGGTGTTTTTTCTTGATTCACTTTGCGCGGGTGGTCTGAGTGATGGAAGATACAGTCAAGTGTACAG GAGGGTTGCTCAGACTGTTATTCCTGGCCATTGGACTGAGATTTCCTGTAAAGATCTTCCG GAGATTCCAATGCAGCATTTCTCCAATAATTGTGGAGTTTTTGTGCTCATG TATGGCCTGTACATTTCTCTGGGGGTCCCTTTTGACTTTTCAGAG GCTAATATGTCAAGAATAAGGAAATGGTGGTGTGTACTGCTACTTGAAGACTCAGGGTAA